DNA sequence from the Caminibacter pacificus genome:
TTTAATCATCCCACAAAACGAGTATATGCCTTCCAAGTGCTTCTAGAGTGCTATATGAAAGTTTTAGAGGTCAGTTAAGTTTTTGTAATATTTAATATAAGAAGGAGTTATCTATTAGTAGTGTCTGTGAGTTTTATTTTATAATAAAAAAAGCCCGAAAGGGCCAAAAAGATTATTCGTGAGTAACAACCGGCATTGGAGGTTCGTTTTCAAGAACTTTTTTAGCGCTTCCGTATTTTTTAAGCATTTTCATTCTATAGTTGTAGATATCGTTCATTTCTCTGATATCTTGCATTACTTGGAATACACCATGCCAGTGTGCATAGTCAGGTGATCCCATGGCAGCACCTTGTCTGAATCTTCTTCCTTCATGATGCCATAGGTAGTAGTATAGTTTAAAGAACGGATCGCTCCATACGTCTGATTTAATTAGACCTTTAGCTTTTAGTTCTTTCATCATTTTGTTTGCTGCAGCTTTGTATTGGTTGTAAATTTTAACTGCCGCATCTACTCTTTGGAAGTAGTTGTTTGTAAATGTTGCTTGGTGACAAGTCATACAAACTTTTTTCATATCTGCTCTTGCAGCTTCAGGACCGTTAGGGTTACCAGCTTTAGGGTTACCTCTTGTTACAGTAGTATCAGTAACTTTTCCTCCACCTTTCCAGAATGCCCAACCAGCAGTTTCATGTCCGCCAGTTCTTAGGAAACTATCCGGTGCCCAAAGGTTCCATTTAAGTCTTAGAGATACGTTGTGAGTTGCTTTAAGACCATTGATTCCACTCATATGACATGTGAAACATGTAGCGGCTCTAACTGTTTTTCCTGGGATTTGTTCTCCAGTGTCGAATTTGTAATCTTCTTCATTTGTATCAAAGATATGTCCGTGAACGCTTGATTCGAATACTTCTTTATCTGGATGGTCAGGACCTAAGTGACAGTTAGTACAAGCTGCCGGATGTCTTGCTTCAGCTGCGCTGAATTTATGTCTGCTGTGACATGCTAGACAGTTTCCAACACCACCGTCCGGATATAGAGCAGCAATACCGTCGCTTGGCCAAGTAGTCGCGTCAGGTCTACCTTGTTTGTCAAGTTTAACTACAGTACCGTGACATTGGATACAAATGTTAGCTACGTTTAGGTTTGCTGTTCTTGGATTGTTTTCGTTTGCTCTATAAACAGGAAGGTCGTTTCTGATACCTTTTTCCATAGTTTTACCGTCAACTAGGTAAGACTTATTAGCACCTTTTAAGCTTTCATAATGATATGAAAGTTTTGTCATAAGGTAACCGTGTTTGTTTTTAGGAGTAGCAAGCCATTGAGCAGCACCTCTTGCGTGTCCTGAATTTAGATATTCTTGTACTTCTTTTGCGTGACATTTAGCACAAGTTACAGATGAAACTGCGATTTGTACCGTCCAGTTTGCACCTTGCATTGGGTGAGCTTTGAATGCAGTTGGATAATCTTTTGGAACAACGTGACATTCAACACATCCTACACCAGCTTTTGCGTGTTTAGAATGTTGCCAGTCTGCAACGATTCCAGGATCAGTAGTTTTGTGACACATTAAACATTGGTCGTTACTTACACCCTTAGGTTTGAAATTTTTAAGTTTTTGATAATTCGGGTTTGAATCTAAGCTGTTAGCTGCGAAAGCAACACTTGCAATAGCAGCTACGCTTAACCCAGCTGTAAGTGCTTTTTTCATTTTCACTCCTTTTCGAGACATTCTCTCTTAAAAATTCTACAAAAACAAAGTGTCTCAAAAGTGCCAAAATGAAACAAAAATTAAAAAAACGGGGGAAAAAGAGAGGAAAGATTAATATTTACCTTTAAGAGAACCGAAATATCCAACTTCTTCGGCTTTTCTGTCAGTATTTAATTCTTCTACTGTAGCATTTAGGTCCATATCTTTTTTCATTTCTTCAAGTTCTTCTTCACAGTAACTCATATGCATATCGGCACTGATTACATATGGAATGTCTTGGATTTTTGTTAATTTGTCTATCTCTTCTTCGACGTTTTTTCCTTCGATAGTTATAATAATAATACCTTTTTCTTTATCTCCGAAATGTACTTCGCACAGTCCGCTATCGATAAGATTCATCCAAACTGAATCATAATTTTGAGGTAAAGTTTTTACTATAATACTTGAAATATTCATGGTTACTCCTTTAAGTTCCAGATTATTACTTCTCCGGTTGAGAAGCTTATTATTTTATTTTCGTTGATATAATAAATTCCGTTTAACGGCATACTGTGACCTCTTAATATATAAAGTAATTTTTTATTAAAATCATAAACTCTTATATCATTGTTTTCGTCGTATTGTAAAGCGAAAGTATCGAGTTTAGGTGATAGTGCTACCGCATAAGGAAGAAAGTTTGCTGTCATTTCGATTTTGGAATATTTTGTCGTAATATCGTAAACGGCGACTCTTTTATCACTGCTTCCGTTTATTACGTAATTTTTTACAAAATCAAGACTTAAAGTTTTATCTTTATTGAATCCCATTATTTTCGCAAGTATTTTTCCGTTTTTTACCTCAATGATTTTAACTGAACCACTTTCATCACCTATTGCCGCTTTCGTTTTTACTCTATTTAACGCAAAAGTAGAGAAAACATAACTGTCGGCTTGGACTTTATATAAAAATTTTTTTTGATTCAAATCGTAAAGAGTTACTTCATCACTTAGAAGACCGAAAAAGATTTGGTGGTTATTGATAAATCTTGCTTTCATAAGAGTCTCTTTTGTAGTGAAGACTTTTGTTAATTTATGAGTTTCCAAATCGAATAAAAACAAATCTCTTTTTGCTTCTTCGTCTTCAGTTAAGATAAGCAAAGTTTTTCCATTTGGCGAAATATCCAAAGAATATACCGGCATTGGTTGTAAATCACCCATAAAATCATGAATTTTAGGAAGTTTTATCGTATATATCGTCTCATATGTTTTGGCGTCTTTTATTTCAACCGTAGAGTTTTCAAGACCGCCTATTATAAATTTTTGATTAAAGGCCAATTTATCGATATAACTTGAAAAGTGAATAACTTTTAACGGTTTAACGATTTGTGATGCAAAAGCAAATATTATTGTTAATGTTAATAATAAAATTTTTTTCATGTCAAGACCTTTATAGAGGTTTGTATTCGATAGCGTCGGTAGGACATACACCTACGCAAAAGCCACATCCGGTACATTTTTCCATATCTATTACCGGACTAAACATTCCGTTGTATATTATAGCATTTTCTTCGCAGATATCTTGACATGAAAAGCAGATTGTTTGATTCCATGCGAGACATTTATTCGGAATTAGAATAATATCCGCTATTTTTTCTTTTTTGTTTTCTATTTTCAATACTCCGTGAGGACAGGTTTGTGCGCAGGCGTCACAGAAAGTACAACCACTGTTTGAAAAATCTAAAACGGGCATTTCATTTTCTATTTTTATGATTTTTTCTTCGCATGCAGTCAAACAATCTTTTGTTTCGCATTCCATACATTTTAAGAAATCTTCTTTTTTTTCGAAATATGGAGGATAAATGAAAGATTTAAAAGGAGAGTTTTTAACTCTCCTAAAAAGGTTTCTTCTGTTTTTGTCTATCATAGACCTTGATTAGCTTTCATAGTTTCGAATTTGTTTTCGATAACAGGGTCAAGTTTAGCTTGAGGTGCGTGACAAGTAGTACAGAAATATCTGCTTCCTGCAACTTTTGGTTTAACTTTATCTCCTTCGAAGTTATCTACAAAGTGATCTTTTGGCATTGCAGGAATACCAAGAGCTTTAGCTTGTTGAGGCATATGGCAGCTTAGACACATATTTTTTCCTACTTTAATAGGCACCATTCCTTTGATACTGTGAGGAATCATAGGAGGTGCAGTAACGAAAGATTTTTTGAATCCTTGTACTTTTCCAGGGATTGGAGCCGGTGCGTGATATTGAACTACAGGAAGGTTTTCACTACCTGCGTTTAAGTCAGTTTTTCTAATTCCTGTAACTTGTACAGTTTTATTGCTTACAGCGTTAGTTTGAGTATTGTTTGTACTACATCCAGCAAGTACAAACATTGCTGCAATACCACTAATTAGTAGCAGTTTTTTCATTGTTTTCTCCTTTTTTGTTGATTATATATCTTAGTGTAAATTCAAGAGCGTTGTCATTACATACTTCGATACATCTTCCGCAATTCGTACATTCGATTCCGGAAATGTAATCGCTTTTTTTGTCTATTACAGGTGATAATACCTGATTTTCAGGGCAAATTTTTAAACATTCACCGCAAGCGGTACAATTGTCTTTGTTATGCCAAACTCTAATAATACTCTTAGAGCCTACAATGCTATACATTGCGCCTACAGGGCAGATATGACCGCACCATCCGTTTTTCAGTACGAATGCGTCAAAAATGAAAATTACAAGTAACCAAACCCAACTAAAACCTAAAGTAAATGCCACGGCTCTTGTAAACATACCGATAGGACTGATAAATTCAAAAGCCGCCGCACCTACTACAGTAGATACGATTAACATCATAACCATAAAAACGTATCTGAAGTTTCTAATTTTAGTTGCATTTATCAAATTGTCTTTTTCATGGTGTGTTTTTCTTCTAACCCATGCTGCGAAATCCGTAATCATATTAACAGGGCATACCCAGCTACAATAAGCTCTTCCGCCTATTAAACCGTAAAAAAGTAAAATAATTACGACACCGATTATCAAATCGCTACTAATAACCGCTCCCGCAAATAGCATTTGCAAAAAAGCATAAGGGTCAGTTAACGGAATGGTGTTAAAAAGTTTTGAAAAACTTAAGTTACCCATCAAAATTTTAAGACCCCAATAATTAGCCGCAAAATACAAAAATAGAATTGTTAGCTGGGATATTCTTCTTAGAATCAAATATCTGTTTTTAATTATTGATCCCATGTTACGCCTTGGTTAAGATTTTGAATAGGACTAAGCTTGCTTCTACCAGTTTCAGTCGTTGTTTTCGTAGAAGCGTTTTTGACTCTTTGTTGGTCTTTTTTATCCCAGCCTTTTACGTATCTATCACCGGCTTTTCCTAAGAATACGTCTCTTGGGAATACTTTAATAGCTGCTTTTTCAGTAACGCATGCCATTTCGCACATACCGCATCCGGTACAAGCGTCTTCATGTACTACTGGAATACGATAAGCGTGTTTCCCGGTTCTTTCGTTCTTTTTCCATTCGATAGTTATCGCTTTATCCATTTCTGGACAAGCTCTATAGCAAGCCGTACATTGTAATCCCCAAAAGGCGATACAACTGCTCGGGTCGATTACCGCAACGCCCATTTTCGCATAGTCGATTGCGACTTCGCCTTTGTCGTTTTTACACATATCGGGCGTTAATGCCCCTGTCGGGCATGCATACATACACGGAATATCATCACACATAAAACAAGGTCCGGTTCTTGCTATAAAATAAGGCGTACCTATAGCGACGTTGTCTCCGGGTGCGCCTAATTTTAAAGTTATGATTTCATTTCCGTCAATTATTACTTTGTTTTCTCTGTTTTTACATGCTTCGACGCATAATCCGCATCTAATGCATGTTTTTAGAAAATCTTCTTCTTTTAAAGCCCCAGGAGGTCTTAATGTTAGGGGCTTGTTTTTATTTTCTTCAACAAAAGCGCCAACAATAGTACCTCCAGCAGCCGCAGCTGCTGAGGCTTGTATCAAAGAAGTGATAAACTGTCTTCTTTTGTTATCCACAAATTACCTTTACGCTTTATAAATTTTAACTGCCGCTTTTTTATAGTCTGTTTCTTTACTCATAGGACATGTCGCGTCAAGACAAACTTTGTTGATTAATACTTTTTCGTCGAACCATGGAACGAATACAAGTCCTCTTGGCGGTTTGTTTCTTCCTCTTGTTTCGACTCTTGCTTTTACTTTACCTCTTCTACTTTCGATAACTACAAGATCGAATCTTTGAAGACCTAATTCTTTAGCGTCTTTAGGGTTCATATAACAAAGTGCTTCAGGCATTGCTCTATAAAGTTCCGGTACCCTCATTGTCATTGTACCACTATGCCAATGTTCAAGTACCCTACCTGTACATAGCCAGAAGTTATATCCGTCATTATCGTATTTAGGATCTTCTGGGTGAACCATAAACGGTCTGAAGAATATTTTCGCTTTGTTTGGTAACGGATATTTTTTCTTAGGATTAATAGGTCCTTGTAATGTTCCTTTTGGAATTGCTTTAAGAAGAGGACCGTAGAATGCGAATTTTTCACCAGGTTTAGCATATTTTCTTGCATATGGGTCGTAGTTAACGTTGAATCTCCATTTAGTTTCTCTTCCGTTTACTACCGGCCATCTTAGACCTCTAACTTTATGATATGTATCGAAGTCCGCAAGGTCGTGTCCGTGTCCAAGACCGAATTTTCTGTATTCTTCCCAAAGTGCTTTTTGAATGAAGAATCCGTATCCTTTAAATACTTTTCCGTCACTTCCAACAACGTTTCTGAAGTCTCCCTCAGCTTCTGTGTTAGGATGCATTTTTCCTGTTTGAGGGTTTTTAGCAATCGGATCTGGCCATGGGAAGTTTTTGTGATATTCAGGTCTATTGAATAGAACGTCAAATAGTGTATCTTCAGGGCTGTATCCCATTGCTTTTGCTTCTTCTAATACGTCTGGAAGTACTGTTCCGTCAGGAAGTTTCCACTCATGCCATACTTCTTTAAGTTTAAATCTTTTTGCGAATTCAGCCATTGTCCAAATGTCAGTCATTGCGTTACCCGGAGCTACTACTTGTTGTCTCCAATGTTGTGTTCTTCTCTCAGCGTTTCCGTATGCTCCCCATTTTTCATAAATCATAGCTACCGGTAGGATTAAGTCTGCAACTCTTGCAGATACACCAGGATAACATTCGTTTACAACAATGAAGTTATCCATTGTTCTTGCTGTTTTTAACCAGTGGTTAGCGTTAGCTGTGTTTTGCCATGGGTTGTTTACGTGTACCCAAGCCCATCTGATTTTACCTTCTTCCATATCTCTCATGATTTTTAGGAAGTGGCTACCTACTTTAGGGTTAAGTGTTCCGTGTGGTAATTTCCATAATTTTTCAGTAATTTTTCTATGTTTAGGATTTGCTACAAGCATATCCGCCGGAAGTCTGTGTGCGAACGTACCAACTTCTCTTGCTGTACCACATGCACTTGGTTGTCCTGTAAGTGAGAACGCACCGTTTCCTGGTTCGGCTTGTTTTCCTAATAAGAAGTGAACTGTGTATACGATTTCGTTAATCCAGCTACCTCTTACGTGTTGGTTGAATCCCATAGTCCAGAAAGATACTACTTTTCTATTCGGGTCACAGTAAAGGTCTGCAAGTTTTTTAAGTTTTCTTTTGAAGCTTTCAAGTGATTCGTCTTTATCACCTTTTGCTACTTTCGCTACATAATCAAGTGTATAAGGTTCTACCGCTTTTTTGAAATCTTCAAAGCTGATTTGCCAGTGTTTGAAAGGAGCTTTTCCTTTGTTGTGTTTCATAACCATTTCATCACCGGCTTTCCATTTACCGATTGCGCTAAGTGCTACTGCTTCTTCAGGTGTAACAACTTTAACGTCTTGTTTTCTAATTGTTTGCATTTCTTTTTCAGAGTATCCTAGTTCTTTTGCTTTTTTAGGATCTCTTAGACCGTATCCCGTATCAACAAAACCTGTTGCGAAGATTGTGTGTTTTTTAACAAAATCCCAATTTACTGCGTTTCTATGAAGAATTTCTCTTGCGATATAGTTCATAATAGCAAGGTCTGTGTTTGGTCTGAAGATAATTTCCATATCCGCAAGGTTAGAACATCTGTTTCTATATGTAGATAGGTTAACTACATAATATTTATCAGGGTTGTTTAGTTTAGCATCCGATACTCTTGACCATAAAATCGGATGCATTTCAGCCATATTTGCACCCCAAGTTACAACAGTGTCAGTAAGTTCGATGTCGTCATAACATCCTGCAGGTTCGTCAATACCGAATGTTTGATAGAAACCTACAACCGCACTTGCCATACAGTGTCTAGCATTTGGGTCGATGTTGTTACTTCTCCATCCACCTTTTACAAGTTTAACCGCAGCGTAACCTTCTTGAATAGTATATTGTCCAGAACCGAATACCGCTACGCTTGTTGGTCCGTATTTGTTGTAATATTTTTTAAATTGTTTTTCCATTTCGTCAAAAGCTCTTTTCCAGCTTACAGGTCTGAATGGAGCGTTTTTGTCGAATTCTCCGTTTTCGTTTAATCTTAGTAACGGTTGAGTAAGTCTGTCGGCACCGTACATAATTTTCGCGTTGAAATATCCTTTGATACAGTTAATACCTCTGTTTACAGGGTTTTCAGGGTCACCTTTTACCGCAACAACTTTATTACCTTTTGTTGCGATCATGATACCACATCCGGTACCACAGAAACGGCAAACCGCTTTATCCCATTGCCATCCTGCTTCAGCAGCATTTGCAGCAGCTTTTGCTTCTTCAGGAATAGTTAATCCTGCAGCGCTTGCAGCTGCAACTGCCGCTGTAGTTTTTAGAAAATCTCTTCTTGTCATTGACATTATGCACTCCTTTTTGGATTTTTACATAATAATAATACCGCTTTTTACTTTAATTTAACATAAAATTAATTGTTTTTTTGCTTTTGTGGCACTTTAAAGGCACTTTACAGAAGAGATAAAATGTCCTATTTTATGGGCTTTTTTATAATTTTTAATTATTGCGATAACAACAAAAAAATGAATGAGCGGTTATTTATATTCTCAGTCACTTTCTTTTAATGCCTAAATTTTCGCTATTTTAAAGTTTCGATTTTTTCTTAATATTGTGTTAATATAACTATTTTTTATGATATAATCAATCAAAAAAAGGATTTGCGTGAAAATATTGCTTGTAGAAGATGATGATTTTATCGGTGAATCTATAAAAGAATATTTGGAAATGCAAGGAAATAAAGTTGATTATTTTTCATCACCTACAAAAGCGCTTGAGACAATATATCCGAGTCATTACGACATATTTTTATTGGATATCAATATGCCGGAAATCAACGGATACGAATTTTATGAAGAATTAAAAAATTATACGTCTGATGTACCTGTTATTTTTATTACGGCATATTCCGATATCGACCATGTAGAAAAAGCATTCAAATTAGGTGCGGCGGATTATATTAAAAAGCCTTTTGAGCTTAAAGAGCTCGAACTTAGAATAAAAAGATTGGTATTTAAAAATACAAATAGAATTAAAATTACGGATAATTACTCTTTTGACTTGGGTAAATTAAAGCTTTTTTACAATGATGAAGAGGTTGAACTGACTCAAAATGAAAGATATTTTCTAGAAATCTTAGTAAAAAACATCGGACAGGTAGTTGATATGAGCACTTTAAGAGACTACGTTTGGGAAGGAAAAGATATTTGTGACAATACCATTAGAACCCAAGTTAAAAAATTAAGAAGTAAGTTAAAAGAGAATTTTATTAAAAACGTAAGAGGGAGCGGATACAAAATTGAGAAAAACGGATGAATTTAAATTCGATATCATAACCGCCTTTTCTATTTTTGCATTTTTAATAATTGTTGCCGTAACATATACAGCTATTTACATTTTTACGGATATCACAACTCAGGAATTCAAAGACAAAGTAAAACTTTCGGCCGATAATATCTACTATATTTATCAAGAAAAAGTAAATAATATAAAGAATGCTACAATCGCACTTTCCAATAATGATATTTTTAATACTAAATTTACAGTAAATCCCGAAGTAATAAAATCCGTATTTAAAACTATGCTACTTGCCAATTCCAATTTAAGCGAAATAAACTATTATAATCGATACGGAAAATACGTAATAGGTTGTGAAAAAGTAAAAAACAGAGTTTTTTGTTTAAATCGGGATTCCAAAACACTTCAAGTAAATAATTACAAGTCCAATAAGAATCTTTTTTTTAAAGAGTATTTGAGTGATAAAGGACTTAATTTAACGCTTATCAGTCCTATTCAAAAAGGTAATAATAACGGATTTATTGAGGTTAGGGCTTTAATAAATAAATTGGATACGTTAAACAGTGATCTTTTTTATACGGTAATTATTAATAAAAAGGGGCAAATTTTCTTATCTAATTTTTATAAAGCAAAAAGTATTTACGATTTATTTAGCTATTCTCTTGGAGATAAGATATTAAAAACGAAAGAAGGTTTCGTAACCGATGATATTTACGTAAAAGAGCTTTCGCCTAATATAAAAATAGTTTTGATACAAAATAAAAACCTTATAAACAAAACCAATGAAGTATCTAAGAAAATGGTATTAATAATGATAGCGATTTCTATTTTGCTTGCTATTCCTCTTGGAATTTTCTTTTCGAAACCTTTATATAAATTTTATGAAGAACTTGATTTGAGGGTAAAAGAAGAGATAGAAAAAAGACAGCAAAAAGAACAAATGCTTATGCACCAAAGTAAACTCGCTTCTCTTGGAGAAATGTTAGGTAATATCGCACATCAATGGAGACATCCGCTAACAAGACTTTCACTTTTAATTCAAAATCTAGAAATGGCCGCGCAAATGAATAAACTTGATAAAGATTTTATTCAAAAATTTAAAGAAAAAGCGCAAGCTCAAATAGAATATATGTCTCAAACGATTGACGATTTTACGAATTTCTTTAAAAAAGATACGAAAAAAGTGGAATTTTGCCCTAAAGAGATTATAGAAGACGCTTTAAAACTTATGGAAGGTAGAATTAAGCAAAACAAAGTAGAGGTTGTTTTGGATATTAAAAAAACGGAGCCTATTTTAGGGTATAAAACTGAATTTTCTCAAGTCGTTTTAAACATTATTAATAACGCTATTGACGTTTTGAAAGAAAGAGATATCAAAGATAGAAAAATTTTCATAAGAATCGACGGTAAAAAAATTGAAATCGAGGATAACGCAGGAGGGATTCCGGAAGAGATAAAAGATAAGATTTTCGAACCTTATTTTACTACTAAGTTTCAATCTCAAGGTACCGGAATAGGGCTTTATATGAGTAAAATCATTATATCTCAGCATTTTAAAGGCAAGCTTTATGCTTACAACTCCGAAAAAGGCGCCGTTTTTGTTATAGATTTGTCAAATTAATGTAAAAAGCACTTTTGGAGCACTTTTTTTGCATATAATGCTCTAAAAAAAGGTGGATAAATGAAAAAATCAACAGTAGGTGCGTTAATTGTAGGAGCATTAATCGGTCTTGGAATTTCTTATGTTGCCGCTGTAGCGGTAGATAAAACGGGAACACCTGCGTTTTGTTCTAGCTGTCATACGATGAAACCGATGGTTGAAAGTTTTCATTATAGTGTGCACGGAGGAAACAACCCGCAAGGATTTGCAGCTCATCATTGTACGGATTGTCACTTGCCTCACAACAGCTTAATCGGATATTTGGTAGCTAAAGGAATCAGCGGAACAAGAGACGCATTGGCACAGTTCGGAATTATCAAAAGAGTTGATTTCAAAGAAAACTTCTGGGAAATGAAACATTACGTATATGATAGTGCTTGTTTAAAATGTCACCATGGTATAAAAGAACCTGAAAAAGCTATCGGTCTTGCAGATAACGTAAAAGAACTTCATCAAAAATATTATTGGGATGCGAAAAAAGCAGGAAAAGACGTAAGTTGTGTAAGTTGTCATAATGACTATACAATGTCTCATTTTGCACATCCAAACCTTCTTGAAACGCTTTCAAACGAGTCAAAATAATTTTTTTCCTCTTTTTTCTTCGATTAATATAAATTTAATGTAATTTTTTTGTTACAATACAACAAAAAAGGCGAAAAAATGAGAAAGTTTTTAGCATTGGCACTTTTTGTTGTGTCCGTTTTCGCTTTTGAGTGGAGCGGAAAAGTAAACTGGGCTATGAATTATCAGCTTGCAAAACAGCTGGCACAAAAAGAGCATAAGCTCATAATGGTGGATATCGCTCTTACTAAATGTCCTCCGTGTAGATATCTTGCTACTAAAGTATATACCGACGATAAAGTTGCGAATTACATTAATCAAAATTTCGTACCGGTATTTTATTTAGCCGACCAAGATCAAATTCCAGCTGAGGTGGAAGCTTATTTTACAGGTTCTACTCCGACTATTTTATTTATCAAACCGAACGGTGAGTTGTATTTTAGAATGATTGGAGCAAGACCTCCTCAAATGTTTCTAAAAATTTTAAAAGATGTAAACGAAAAATATAAAGGTGCGAAATGAGTGTAGTTAAAAGAATATCAAGAGCGTTTTTCTCTCTTGAAGTTGCGGTAGTATTGTCAATATTTTTTATGGTGGCGCAAATTTACGCTACTTTGGGATTCGCTTCAATGACTGAAGCGTGGAAGTATGTGTATGAAACAAAATGGTTTGAAGCGATAATGTGGCTTTTGGGATTGAATTTAGTTGGTGTTATGATTAGATACAAAACTTACAAAAAAACACCTATTTTTCTTTTACACGTTTCAATTATCGTAATTTTGTTAGGAGCTGCTATTACTAGATATTTCGGCTATGAAGGAACTCTTCATTTAAGAAACGGTGAAACCAAGTCGGTAATTATGGTACAAAAAAGCAAAGGAAACCCGAGTAACGTTTATCCTGTTAAATTAGGGTTTGAAGTTAGACTTGATAAATTCGTTATGAGAAAATATCCGGGTAGTATGCAACCGAGCTCATATGATAGTTACGTAACGGTTATAGACAAAAAACATAATAAAGAATTCCAATACCATATCTATATGAACCATATTTTGGTTTATGGCGGATATAGGTTTTATCAGATGAGTTACGATCCGGATGAGAGAGGTTCTATTCTTTCCGTTAATCACGACCCGGGAATGTGGGTGACTTATTTCGGTTATATCTTACTTGCGATAGGGTTTTTATGGAGTATGATTTATAAAAAATCAAGATTCAGACTTACTATTAAAAAATTACAACAAAGCGGACTTTTTGCTATCTTACTTATGCTAATGATTGGCGGAACTTACGCAAAAGCGTTTGATTTTAACGAATACGCTCAAAAATCAAAAGCGGTGGCTGATGAGTGGAGTAAAGTACTTGTACAGCAAAGAGGAAGAATCGAGCCTATGGATACGCTTGATTTGGATATAGTGCATAAACTTACATATAAAGCTAAAATGTACGGAATGAACTATAATCAAATCGTAGCAGGAATGGTGGCATATCCTGATGAGTTTCAAAAACTACCTCTTATTTACGTAGGACATCCGGCAATTAGAAAAATGCTCGGAATTAAAGGAAAATACGCTCCATACAATGCATTTTTCTTACCGAACGGGAATTTTAGATTCAGTAAAGAAATAGACGAAGCGTTTAAAACTCCTGACAAAGACAGAACAAAATTACAAAGAGAATTTTTAAAAATAAATGAAAGAGTTTATGTT
Encoded proteins:
- a CDS encoding multiheme c-type cytochrome, translated to MKKALTAGLSVAAIASVAFAANSLDSNPNYQKLKNFKPKGVSNDQCLMCHKTTDPGIVADWQHSKHAKAGVGCVECHVVPKDYPTAFKAHPMQGANWTVQIAVSSVTCAKCHAKEVQEYLNSGHARGAAQWLATPKNKHGYLMTKLSYHYESLKGANKSYLVDGKTMEKGIRNDLPVYRANENNPRTANLNVANICIQCHGTVVKLDKQGRPDATTWPSDGIAALYPDGGVGNCLACHSRHKFSAAEARHPAACTNCHLGPDHPDKEVFESSVHGHIFDTNEEDYKFDTGEQIPGKTVRAATCFTCHMSGINGLKATHNVSLRLKWNLWAPDSFLRTGGHETAGWAFWKGGGKVTDTTVTRGNPKAGNPNGPEAARADMKKVCMTCHQATFTNNYFQRVDAAVKIYNQYKAAANKMMKELKAKGLIKSDVWSDPFFKLYYYLWHHEGRRFRQGAAMGSPDYAHWHGVFQVMQDIREMNDIYNYRMKMLKKYGSAKKVLENEPPMPVVTHE
- a CDS encoding chaperone NapD; translated protein: MNISSIIVKTLPQNYDSVWMNLIDSGLCEVHFGDKEKGIIIITIEGKNVEEEIDKLTKIQDIPYVISADMHMSYCEEELEEMKKDMDLNATVEELNTDRKAEEVGYFGSLKGKY
- a CDS encoding nitrate reductase — encoded protein: MKKILLLTLTIIFAFASQIVKPLKVIHFSSYIDKLAFNQKFIIGGLENSTVEIKDAKTYETIYTIKLPKIHDFMGDLQPMPVYSLDISPNGKTLLILTEDEEAKRDLFLFDLETHKLTKVFTTKETLMKARFINNHQIFFGLLSDEVTLYDLNQKKFLYKVQADSYVFSTFALNRVKTKAAIGDESGSVKIIEVKNGKILAKIMGFNKDKTLSLDFVKNYVINGSSDKRVAVYDITTKYSKIEMTANFLPYAVALSPKLDTFALQYDENNDIRVYDFNKKLLYILRGHSMPLNGIYYINENKIISFSTGEVIIWNLKE
- a CDS encoding ferredoxin-type protein NapF, with the protein product MIDKNRRNLFRRVKNSPFKSFIYPPYFEKKEDFLKCMECETKDCLTACEEKIIKIENEMPVLDFSNSGCTFCDACAQTCPHGVLKIENKKEKIADIILIPNKCLAWNQTICFSCQDICEENAIIYNGMFSPVIDMEKCTGCGFCVGVCPTDAIEYKPL
- a CDS encoding nitrate reductase cytochrome c-type subunit, yielding MKKLLLISGIAAMFVLAGCSTNNTQTNAVSNKTVQVTGIRKTDLNAGSENLPVVQYHAPAPIPGKVQGFKKSFVTAPPMIPHSIKGMVPIKVGKNMCLSCHMPQQAKALGIPAMPKDHFVDNFEGDKVKPKVAGSRYFCTTCHAPQAKLDPVIENKFETMKANQGL
- the napH gene encoding quinol dehydrogenase ferredoxin subunit NapH codes for the protein MGSIIKNRYLILRRISQLTILFLYFAANYWGLKILMGNLSFSKLFNTIPLTDPYAFLQMLFAGAVISSDLIIGVVIILLFYGLIGGRAYCSWVCPVNMITDFAAWVRRKTHHEKDNLINATKIRNFRYVFMVMMLIVSTVVGAAAFEFISPIGMFTRAVAFTLGFSWVWLLVIFIFDAFVLKNGWCGHICPVGAMYSIVGSKSIIRVWHNKDNCTACGECLKICPENQVLSPVIDKKSDYISGIECTNCGRCIEVCNDNALEFTLRYIINKKGENNEKTATN
- the napG gene encoding ferredoxin-type protein NapG; translation: MDNKRRQFITSLIQASAAAAAGGTIVGAFVEENKNKPLTLRPPGALKEEDFLKTCIRCGLCVEACKNRENKVIIDGNEIITLKLGAPGDNVAIGTPYFIARTGPCFMCDDIPCMYACPTGALTPDMCKNDKGEVAIDYAKMGVAVIDPSSCIAFWGLQCTACYRACPEMDKAITIEWKKNERTGKHAYRIPVVHEDACTGCGMCEMACVTEKAAIKVFPRDVFLGKAGDRYVKGWDKKDQQRVKNASTKTTTETGRSKLSPIQNLNQGVTWDQ